A part of Fundulus heteroclitus isolate FHET01 chromosome 23, MU-UCD_Fhet_4.1, whole genome shotgun sequence genomic DNA contains:
- the mmgt1 gene encoding membrane magnesium transporter 1: MASSFWKGVVGLGLFALAHAAFSAAQHRSYMRLTEKEHETLPIDIVLQTLLSFVMTCYGIVHIAGEFKDMDASSELKNKTFDTLRNHPSFYLFNHRGRVLFRTPEEESTSARNPQALPNPIRLRKLEHLH; encoded by the exons ATGGCTTCGTCGTTCTGGAAAGGTGTTGTCGGCTTGGGGCTTTTTGCCCTGGCCCACGCGGCTTTCTCGGCGGCACAGC ATCGATCATACATGCGGCTCACAGAGAAGGAGCACGAGACGCTACCGATTGAC ATTGTCCTGCAGACCTTGCTGTCGTTCGTGATGACCTGCTACGGGATCGTCCACATTGCCGGGGAGTTCAAGGACATGGACGCTTCCTCCGAGCTGAAAAACAA AACCTTCGACACACTGAGGAACCACCCGTCGTTCTACCTCTTCAACCATCGAGGTCGGGTTCTGTTCCGCACGCCGGAGGAGGAGAGCACCTCCGCCCGCAACCCGCAGGCTCTCCCCAACCCCATCAGGCTACGCAAGCTGGAGCATTTGCACTGA
- the ints6l gene encoding integrator complex subunit 6 — protein sequence MPILVFLLDTSASMNQRTYLGTTYLDVAKGAVEIFMKLRARDPASRGDRYMLVTFDEPPYGVKAGWKENHTTFMCELKNLQASGLTTLGHALRAAFDLLNLNRLVSGIDNYGQGRNPFFLEPSVIITITDGNKLTNSSGVPDELHLPLNSPLAGSELTKEPFRWDQRLFALVLRLPGAAAPDNEQLGSVPTDESAITQMCEVTGGRSYCVRTQRMLNQCLESLVQKVQSGVVINFEKTGPDPPLVGEDSSVEPGRPVSSFSPQPWHSCHKLIYVRPNPKTGVPVGHWPIPESFWPDQNSPSLPPRTAHPVVRFSCVDCEPMVIDKLPFDKYELEPSPLTQYILERKSPHMCWQVFVSSSGKQSDLGKPFGYLKASTTLTCVNLFVMPYNYPVILPLLDDLFKVHKHKPNLKWRQAFEMYLKTMPPYYMLPLKKAMRMMGAPNLIADSLDCGLSYSVISYLKKLSQQAKIESDRLIVSVGKKAPQETGIKVKNHSSSLSLAHRRDFKQLLQGITGEGPLRLADINFKEFAGFQIALLNKDVKPQAYRNAYDIPRRNLLDQLTRMRTNLLRTSLKLIRGQDEDFLHSIPVAQMGNYQEYLKMMPSPLREIDPDQPKRLHTFGNPFKQDKKGMMIDEADEFVAGPQNKKRGHSGDSNSSGTMKRRRSMSPLLRRPLAPPGGANHVVLGKSPAGVQGQQNLLKPTPQHKGTEGRDVVVTESNGDGGLGLDPGEIWPTEADADAVSPSSLVLEEKAGIVTSYEEEESALVEDALVEDHLEEQMMEDRHNCDRLSPQSELDGTEEDLGALNTIYIAPLDGCQAELRSRVIKEVRKPGRNYKPILGLLQQVKGPANVRKYFIQHAIKEAVRFKKRVLIQQLESTLAELEEDKAPCSQLANDHGR from the exons GCAGGCTGGAAGGAGAACCACACCACCTTCATGTGTGAGCTGAAGAACCTGCAGGCATCCGGGCTCACCACCTTAGGACACGCCCTGCGCGCAGCCTTCGACCTGCTCAACCTCAACCGCCTTGTCTCTGGAATCGACAACTATGGACAG GGCCGTAACCCGTTCTTCCTCGAGCCGTCcgtcatcatcaccatcactgATGGGAACAAGCTTACGAACAGCTCCGGCGTGCCGGATGAG CTGCACCTGCCCCTCAACTCTCCCCTGGCGGGCAGCGAGCTCACCAAAGAGCCGTTTCGCTGGGACCAGCGGCTGTTTGCGCTGGTGCTGAGGCTGCCTGGAGCCGCCGCGCCAGACAACGAGCAGCTCGGCAGCGTCCCCACAGACGAGTCGGCCATCACGCAGATGTGTGAAGTCACTGGAG GACGGTCGTACTGCGTGCGGACCCAGCGGATGTTAAACCAGTGTCTGGAGTCTCTGGTCCAAAAGGTCCAAAGCGGCGTCGTCATCAACTTTGAGAAGACCGGGCCGGATCCGCCTCTGGTGGGAGAAG ATAGCTCTGTGGAGCCCGGCCGTCCCGTTTCCTCCTTCAGCCCCCAGCCCTGGCACAGCTGCCACAAACTGATCTACGTTCGCCCAAACCCAAAGACGGGGGTCCCGGTCGGCCACTGGCCCATCCCCGAGTCTTTCTGGCCGGACCAGAACTCTCCAAGCCTG CCCCCCCGCACCGCTCACCCCGTGGTGCGCTTCTCCTGTGTGGACTGTGAGCCCATGGTGATCGACAAGCTTCCCTTCGACAAGTATGAACTGGAGCCGTCGCCGCTCACCCAGTACATTCTGGAAAGGAAGTCCCCACACATGTGCTGGCAG GTGTTCGTTAGCAGCAGCGGGAAGCAGAGCGACCTTGGAAAGCCGTTTGGCTACCTTAAAGCCAGCACCACTCTGACCTGTGTTAATCTGTTCGTCATGCCTTACAACTATCCAGTCATCCTGCCGCTCCTCG ATGATTTGTTCAAAGTccacaaacacaaaccaaacCTGAAGTGGCGGCAGGCTTTCGAGATGTACCTAAAGACGATGCCGCCGTACTACATGCTG CCCTTAAAAAAGGCAATGAGGATGATGGGCGCCCCGAACCTCATCGCAGACTCCCTGGACTGCGGCCTGAGTTACAGTGTCATTTCATACCTGAAGAAGCTGAGCCAGCAG GCCAAAATCGAATCGGACCGCCTGATAGtgtctgtggggaaaaaagcgCCTCAAGAAACGGGCATCAAGGTGAAGAACCActccagctctctctctctggcccACCGGCGGGACTtcaagcagctgctgcaggggaTCACCGGGGAGGGGCCTCTCCGTCTGGCCGACATCAACTTCAAAGAGTTCGCAGGCTTCCAGATCGCTCTTCTCAACAAG GACGTAAAACCTCAAGCCTACCGCAACGCGTACGACATCCCAAGGCGGAACCTCCTGGATCAGCTCACCAGAATGCGCACCAACTTGCTGCGGACCTCATTAAAGCTGATCCGAGGTCAAGATGAAG ACTTTCTGCACAGCATTCCCGTGGCTCAGATGGGAAACTACCAGGAGTACCTCAAGATGATGCCGTCCCCTCTGAGAGAGATCGACCCCGATCAACCCAAACGGCTGCACACGTTTGGGAATCCCTTCAAGCAGGATAAAAAG GGCATGATGATAGACGAGGCGGACGAGTTTGTAGCGGGCCCTCAGAACAAGAAGAGGGGACACTCCGGGGATTCCAACTCCAGCGGCACCATGAAGCGAAGACGGAGCATGTCCCCGTTGCTGCGGCGGCCCCTCGCCCCACCAGGGGGCGCCAACCACGTGGTGCTGGGGAAGAGCCCGGCTGGGGTTCAAGGCCAGCAGAATCTCCTCAAGCCCACGCCGCAGCACAAAG GAACAGAAGGCAGGGACGTGGTGGTCACTGAGAGCAACGGCGACGGCGGCCTCGGCCTGGACCCCGGTGAGATCTGGCCCACCGAGGCGGACGCAGACGCGGTGAGTCCATCTTCGCTGGTCTTGGAGGAAAAGGCTGGAATAGTGACGTCgtatgaggaagaggaaagcGCTCTGGTGGAAGATGCCCTGGTGGAAGACCATCTGGAAGAGCAGATGATGGAGGACAGACACAACTGTGACCGCCTGAGTCCCCAGAGCGAGCTGGACGGCACCGAGGAGGACCTCGGTGCGCTCAACACCATTTACATCGCCCCGCTGGACGGTTGCCAAGCAGAGTTACGGAGCCGAGTCATCAAGGAGGTGCGCAAACCCGGACGAA ACTATAAACCCATACTGGGTCTGCTGCAGCAGGTGAAAGGACCAGCAAATGTCCGAAAGTACTTCATCCAACATGCAATCAAAGAAGCTGTGAG GTTCAAAAAGCGAGTATTGATCCAGCAGCTGGAAAGCACCCTGGCTGAACTGGAGGAGGACAAAGCGCCGTGCTCACAGCTGGCCAACGACCACGGCAGGTAG